From one Plantibacter flavus genomic stretch:
- a CDS encoding nuclear transport factor 2 family protein, with amino-acid sequence MRSSAIDTVLAFMRAFREQDRDAAEALMHADFVFTSPQDDHLDRATWLERCFPTADHFDTPGVTLQIVETDDIVLHRYEYVVQGKTYRNLEATRVVDGTVQEVEVYFGGAV; translated from the coding sequence ATGCGTTCATCGGCGATCGACACGGTTCTGGCGTTCATGCGGGCGTTCCGCGAGCAGGATCGGGATGCTGCCGAGGCGCTCATGCATGCGGACTTCGTCTTCACCAGCCCGCAGGACGACCACCTCGACCGAGCGACCTGGCTCGAGCGTTGCTTCCCGACCGCCGACCATTTCGACACCCCGGGCGTGACGCTCCAGATCGTCGAGACCGACGACATCGTCCTCCACCGCTACGAGTACGTCGTGCAAGGGAAGACGTACCGCAACCTGGAAGCGACTCGTGTCGTGGACGGAACCGTCCAGGAGGTCGAGGTCTATTTCGGTGGCGCTGTCTGA
- a CDS encoding HNH endonuclease signature motif containing protein: MPHGPTLIPIDRRRAIALTETFRHLAGCSGAATELTPVTVIIRTDRDTLETGLGTATIDGIDEPIGAGALRRLAADANLIPMILGGPSQVLDLGTSTRLFTRGQKLALAERDGGCAWTGCTHPPSFTEAHHITWWSQGGPTNLDNGVLLCPFHHHRIHDDHWSITIQNGVPWFIPPSHIDRHQTPIRGGRIHLAA, translated from the coding sequence ATGCCCCACGGGCCCACCCTCATCCCCATCGACCGACGACGCGCCATCGCCCTCACCGAGACCTTCCGCCACCTCGCCGGCTGCAGTGGCGCCGCCACCGAACTCACCCCCGTCACCGTCATCATCCGCACCGACCGAGACACCCTCGAAACCGGTCTCGGCACCGCCACCATCGACGGCATCGACGAACCCATCGGAGCTGGCGCCCTCCGCCGCCTCGCCGCGGACGCGAACCTCATCCCCATGATCCTCGGCGGCCCATCCCAAGTCCTCGACCTCGGCACCAGCACCCGCCTGTTCACCCGCGGACAGAAACTCGCCCTCGCCGAACGCGACGGCGGCTGCGCCTGGACCGGCTGCACCCACCCACCATCCTTCACCGAAGCCCACCACATCACCTGGTGGTCACAAGGCGGCCCCACCAACCTCGACAACGGGGTACTCCTCTGCCCCTTCCACCACCACCGCATCCACGACGACCACTGGAGCATCACCATCCAAAACGGTGTCCCCTGGTTCATCCCACCCAGCCACATCGACCGCCACCAAACCCCCATCCGAGGCGGACGCATCCACCTCGCCGCCTGA